From a region of the Triticum aestivum cultivar Chinese Spring chromosome 7D, IWGSC CS RefSeq v2.1, whole genome shotgun sequence genome:
- the LOC123168210 gene encoding FT-interacting protein 1: protein MGGNHEAHHEDFQLKDTNPLLGEQWPKGAAGPARPAVGGGIAGWLGMDKPSSTYDLVEQMFFLYVRVVKAKDLPPNPITGAPMDPYVEVKLGNYKGTTKHRATPEWDQVFAFSKSRVQSNALEVYLKDRDMLGRDDYVGRVLFDLAEVPTRVPPDSPLAPQWYRLEQRRGGDAGYKVRGELMLAVWIGTQADEAFPEAWHSDAATVRGEGVASVRSKAYVSPKLWYLRVNVIEAQDVQPQSRGRAPEVFVKAQLGNQVLKTSVVPAPTLNPRWNEDLLFVVAEPFEEQLVMTVEDRVSPRKDDLLGRVQLPLTLFEKRLDHRPFVQSRWFDLEKFGIAGAIEGETRRELRFASRVHVRACLEGAYHVMDESTMYISDTRPTARQLWKPPVGVLEVGILSATGLQPMKKLEGRGSTDAYCVAKYGQKWVRTRTMIGTFSPTWNEQYTWEVFDPSTVITIGVFDNCHLGGGGNGNNGGGGAGGGGGPPARDARIGKIRIRLSTLETDRVYTHAYPLILLTPSGVKKMGELRLAVRFTCLSMMNMVHLYTQPLLPKMHYLHPFTVTQLDALRYQAMGIVAARLGRAEPPLRREVVEYMLDVESHMWSMRRSKANFFRAVSLFSGAAAAARWFADVCHWKNVATTALVHVLLLILICYPELILPTVFLYMFMIGLWNYRRRPRHPPHMDTKMSWAEAVHPDELDEEFDTFPTSRQQDVVYMRYDRLRSVAGRIQTVVGDMATQGERLQSLLSWRDPRASCLFVFFCLIAAVVLYVTPFRVVALVAGLFLLRHPRFRTKLPAVPSNFFRRLPSRADSML, encoded by the coding sequence ATGGGCGGCAACCATGAGGCGCACCACGAGGACTTTCAGCTCAAGGACACGAACCCGCTGCTGGGCGAGCAATGGCCCAAGGGGGCggcgggcccggcgcggcccgCCGTGGGCGGCGGCATCGCGGGGTGGCTGGGCATGGACAAGCCGTCCAGCACGTACGACCTGGTGGAGCAGATGTTCTTCCTCTACGTGCGCGTGGTGAAGGCCAAGGACCTGCCGCCCAACCCCATCACCGGCGCGCCCATGGACCCCTACGTGGAGGTGAAGCTGGGCAACTACAAAGGCACCACCAAGCACCGCGCCACCCCGGAGTGGGACCAGGTCTTCGCCTTCTCCAAGTCCCGCGTCCAGTCCAACGCCCTCGAGGTCTACCTCAAGGACCGCGACATGCTCGGCCGCGACGACTACGTCGGCCGCGTCCTCTTCGACCTCGCCGAGGTGCCCACCCGCGTGCCGCCCGACAGCCCGCTCGCCCCGCAGTGGTACCGCCTCGAGCAGCGCCGCGGCGGCGACGCCGGCTACAAGGTGCGCGGGGAGCTCATGCTCGCCGTCTGGATCGGCACCCAGGCCGACGAGGCCTTCCCCGAGGCCTGGCACTCCGACGCCGCCACCGTGCGCGGCGAGGGCGTCGCCAGCGTCCGCTCCAAGGCCTACGTCTCGCCCAAGCTCTGGTACCTCCGCGTCAACGTCATCGAGGCGCAGGACGTGCAGCCGCAGTCCCGCGGCCGCGCCCCCGAGGTCTTCGTCAAGGCGCAGCTCGGCAACCAGGTCCTCAAGACCTCCGTCGTGCCCGCGCCCACGCTCAACCCGCGCTGGAACGAGGACCTGCTCTTCGTCGTCGCCGAGCCGTTCGAGGAGCAGCTGGTCATGACGGTGGAGGACCGGGTGTCGCCGCGCAAGGACGACCTCCTCGGCCGCGTCCAGCTCCCGCTCACGCTCTTTGAGAAGCGCCTCGACCACCGCCCGTTCGTGCAGTCCCGGTGGTTCGACCTCGAGAAGTTCGGCATCGCCGGCGCCATCGAGGGCGAGACGCGGCGCGAGCTCCGCTTCGCCAGCCGCGTCCACGTCCGAGCCTGCCTCGAGGGCGCGTACCACGTCATGGACGAGTCCACCATGTACATCAGCGACACCCGCCCCACGGCGCGGCAGCTCTGGAAGCCGCCCGTCGGCGTGCTCGAGGTCGGCATCCTCAGCGCCACCGGCCTCCAGCCGATGAAAAAACTGGAAGGCCGGGGAAGCACCGACGCCTACTGCGTCGCCAAGTATGGGCAGAAGTGGGTGCGCACGCGCACCATGATCGGCACCTTCAGCCCGACGTGGAACGAGCAGTACACGTGGGAGGTGTTCGACCCGAGCACCGTCATCACCATCGGCGTCTTCGACAACTGccacctcggcggcggcggcaacggaaACAACGGCGGAGgaggtgcaggaggaggaggagggcctccGGCGAGGGACGCACGCATCGGCAAGATCCGCATCCGCCTATCCACACTGGAAACCGACCGCGTGTACACGCACGCGTACCCGCTGATCCTGCTGACGCCGTCGGGGGTGAAGAAGATGGGCGAGCTCCGGCTGGCCGTGCGCTTCACCTGCCTCTCCATGATGAACATGGTGCACCTCTACACGCAGCCGCTGCTCCCCAAGATGCACTACCTGCACCCCTTCACGGTCACGCAGCTGGACGCGCTCCGGTACCAGGCCATGGGCATCGTGGCGGCGCGGCTGGGCCGCGCGGAGCCGCCGCTGCGCCGCGAGGTGGTGGAGTACATGCTGGACGTGGAGTCCCACATGTGGAGCATGCGCCGGAGCAAGGCCAACTTCTTCCGCGCCGTCTCGCTCttctccggcgccgccgccgccgcgcggtgGTTCGCCGACGTCTGCCACTGGAAGAACGTGGCCACCACGGCGCTCGTGCACgtgctcctcctcatcctcatctgctACCCGGAGCTCATCCTCCCCACCGTCTTCCTCTACATGTTCATGATCGGCCTCTGGAActaccgccgccgcccgcgccacccgcCCCACATGGACACCAAGATGTCCTGGGCCGAGGCCGTGCACCCAGACGAGCTCGACGAGGAGTTCGACACCTTCCCGACGTCGAGGCAGCAGGACGTCGTGTACATGCGCTACGACCGGCTGCGCAGCGTCGCCGGCAGGATACAGACCGTCGTCGGCGACATGGCCACGCAGGGGGAGCGGCTGCAGTCGCTGCTCAGCTGGCGCGACCCGAGGGCGTCCTGCCTCTTCGTCTTCTTCTGCCTCATCGCCGCGGTGGTGCTCTACGTCACGCCGTTCCGGGTCGTGGCGCTCGTCGCCGGGCTGTTCCTGCTCCGGCACCCGCGGTTCCGAACCAAGCTGCCGGCCGTGCCAAGCAACTTCTTCCGGCGGCTGCCGTCGCGGGCGGACAGCATGCTCTGA